Proteins encoded together in one Deinococcus irradiatisoli window:
- the pdxH gene encoding pyridoxamine 5'-phosphate oxidase gives MSDAPDLTGMRLSYTKGELRRADLAAEPHEQFQRWFDEALRSEVPEPYALSLATASREGRPSVRTVLLRGADQQGLSFYTNYESHKGRDLAGNPQAELLFFWPDLERQVRVYGQVERLSEEESTRYFHQRPRGSQIAAHASEPQSAPIENREALEAKVAALEARYPEGTEVPKPDFWGGFRLRPQEWEFWQGRKSRLHDRFVYRRAGEPGWQIERLMP, from the coding sequence ATGAGTGATGCCCCTGACCTGACCGGAATGCGCCTGTCGTACACCAAGGGCGAACTGCGCCGCGCCGACCTCGCCGCCGAGCCCCACGAACAGTTCCAGCGCTGGTTTGACGAAGCGCTGCGAAGCGAGGTGCCCGAGCCCTACGCCCTGAGCCTCGCCACCGCCAGCCGCGAGGGGCGGCCCAGCGTCCGCACGGTGCTGCTGCGCGGCGCCGATCAACAGGGCCTGAGCTTCTACACCAACTACGAATCGCACAAGGGCCGCGACCTCGCCGGCAACCCACAGGCCGAACTGCTGTTCTTCTGGCCGGACCTGGAGCGGCAGGTGCGGGTGTACGGCCAGGTGGAGCGCCTCAGCGAGGAGGAGTCGACCCGTTACTTTCATCAGCGGCCGCGCGGCTCGCAGATCGCCGCCCACGCCAGCGAGCCGCAGAGCGCGCCGATCGAGAACCGTGAAGCTCTGGAAGCCAAGGTCGCGGCCCTGGAAGCGCGGTACCCCGAAGGCACCGAAGTGCCCAAACCCGACTTCTGGGGCGGCTTTCGCCTCAGGCCTCAGGAATGGGAGTTCTGGCAGGGCCGCAAGAGCCGCCTGCACGACCGCTTCGTGTACCGGCGCGCGGGTGAGCCGGGCTGGCAGATAGAACGCTTGATGCCGTAG
- a CDS encoding NfeD family protein encodes MLYLFCLIVGGGLLALSVVGGHDHGVGSDVDPGHPEAGADHAAGNLAGYFSLRALVSFAAFFGLGGLAARGLGLGGAAQLAFALVCGLLVGAFAAVSLRLARTHGETETRAAKMEGRTGKVLVAPGVGRPGKIELTVEGQLEQRLARSDDALRPGDQVIVIGVEGGLLDVRAWEGA; translated from the coding sequence ATGCTCTACCTGTTTTGCTTGATTGTGGGCGGCGGTTTGCTGGCGCTGTCGGTGGTGGGCGGCCACGACCACGGTGTCGGCAGCGACGTTGATCCGGGGCATCCGGAAGCGGGCGCCGACCACGCGGCCGGGAACCTGGCCGGCTATTTTTCCCTGCGGGCGCTGGTGAGTTTCGCGGCGTTCTTCGGGCTGGGCGGGCTGGCGGCGCGTGGTCTGGGGCTGGGCGGGGCGGCGCAGCTCGCCTTCGCGCTGGTGTGCGGCCTGCTGGTGGGCGCGTTCGCGGCGGTGTCGCTGCGGCTGGCGCGCACGCACGGCGAAACGGAAACCCGCGCCGCGAAGATGGAGGGCCGCACCGGCAAGGTGCTGGTGGCGCCGGGGGTTGGGCGGCCCGGCAAAATCGAACTCACCGTCGAGGGGCAACTCGAACAGCGCCTGGCCCGCAGTGACGATGCCCTGCGTCCCGGCGATCAGGTCATCGTGATCGGGGTTGAGGGCGGCCTGCTCGACGTGCGGGCCTGGGAGGGTGCGTGA
- a CDS encoding flotillin family protein, whose translation MTGTVVLSLIVLFGFFVVLLMIRTLLIIVPPNRVVVISGRSRTTPEGDAVGYRVIRGGRAFRIPLLEKVAWMDLTTIPLDLRVENAYSKGGIPLTIHAVANVKINAHEPQLSNAIERFLDVDRKVLTNIVRDTLEGNLRGVVATLTPEEINQDRLRFAEGLIEEAEHDLGNLGIKLDTLKIQNVSDASGYLDSIGRRQTADVLKEARVAEAERDAEATESEARARQRAQVAQAISAQAVLEQQNMLRIRTAELGAVAASKENEAQVVAERARVVAEQQLEQERVILNAKRYEADVVAPARAQREARLLEAQAAAAPIIEEGRAKAEAVRLLTEAFRQAGSEGERAYVLNMLPGIVSEFAQSVRGMQIDKLTVLDSGSGNATRNAIGTLPGNIVSLIEQVENATGVNLLSALQLRSAPAAPGAAVGTAND comes from the coding sequence ATGACTGGAACCGTTGTGCTCTCGCTGATCGTGCTGTTCGGTTTTTTCGTCGTCTTGCTGATGATCCGCACCCTCTTGATCATCGTGCCGCCCAACCGGGTGGTGGTGATCTCGGGCCGCTCGCGCACCACCCCCGAAGGCGACGCGGTGGGCTACCGGGTCATTCGCGGCGGCCGGGCCTTCCGCATTCCCTTGCTGGAAAAGGTCGCCTGGATGGACCTCACCACCATTCCGCTCGACCTGCGCGTCGAGAACGCCTACTCCAAGGGCGGCATTCCGCTGACCATCCACGCGGTCGCCAACGTCAAGATCAACGCCCACGAGCCGCAGCTCTCCAACGCCATCGAGCGCTTTCTGGACGTGGACCGCAAGGTCCTGACCAACATCGTGCGCGACACTCTGGAAGGCAACCTGCGCGGCGTGGTCGCCACCCTGACGCCCGAGGAGATCAACCAGGACCGCCTGCGCTTCGCCGAGGGGCTGATCGAGGAAGCCGAGCACGATCTGGGCAACCTCGGCATCAAGCTCGACACCCTCAAGATTCAGAACGTCTCGGACGCCTCGGGCTACCTCGACAGTATCGGGCGGCGCCAGACCGCCGACGTGCTCAAGGAAGCCCGCGTAGCCGAGGCCGAGCGCGACGCCGAGGCCACCGAGTCCGAGGCCCGCGCCCGCCAGCGCGCCCAGGTCGCCCAGGCGATCAGCGCCCAGGCGGTGCTGGAGCAGCAGAACATGCTGCGCATTCGCACCGCCGAACTCGGCGCGGTGGCCGCTTCCAAGGAAAACGAGGCCCAGGTGGTCGCCGAGCGCGCCCGGGTGGTGGCCGAGCAGCAACTCGAACAGGAGCGCGTTATCCTGAACGCCAAGCGCTACGAGGCCGACGTGGTGGCCCCGGCCCGCGCCCAGCGCGAAGCCAGGCTGCTCGAAGCGCAGGCCGCCGCCGCCCCGATCATCGAGGAGGGCCGCGCCAAGGCCGAAGCGGTGAGGTTGCTTACCGAGGCGTTCCGGCAGGCCGGCAGCGAGGGCGAGCGCGCCTACGTGCTCAACATGCTGCCTGGCATCGTCAGCGAGTTTGCCCAGAGCGTGCGCGGCATGCAGATCGACAAACTCACGGTGCTGGATTCCGGCTCCGGCAACGCCACCAGAAACGCCATCGGCACCTTGCCCGGCAACATCGTCTCGCTGATCGAGCAGGTGGAGAACGCCACCGGCGTGAATTTGCTCAGCGCCCTGCAACTGCGTTCGGCGCCCGCTGCTCCCGGCGCGGCGGTGGGTACGGCCAACGACTGA
- a CDS encoding organic hydroperoxide resistance protein: MTTSEQPAAHTPANLYTARATATGGRAGHVRSSDERLELDLSVPKETGGDGGPGTNPEQLFAAGYAACFQGALGVVGRRLKLDTSQSEVTAEVGLQKVGLAFKLDVELQVRIPGVERAAAEEAVRVAHTVCPYSVATQGNVDVRLVVLD; this comes from the coding sequence ATGACCACTTCAGAGCAGCCTGCCGCCCACACACCCGCCAACCTCTACACCGCCCGCGCCACCGCCACGGGTGGGCGGGCCGGCCACGTCCGCAGCAGCGACGAGCGCCTCGAGCTCGACCTGAGCGTGCCGAAGGAAACCGGCGGCGACGGCGGCCCCGGCACCAATCCGGAGCAGCTTTTCGCCGCCGGCTACGCGGCCTGCTTTCAGGGGGCGCTCGGCGTGGTCGGGCGGCGCCTGAAGCTCGACACCTCGCAGAGCGAAGTCACGGCCGAGGTCGGCCTGCAAAAAGTCGGACTGGCCTTCAAGCTCGACGTGGAACTGCAGGTCCGAATTCCGGGCGTCGAGCGCGCCGCCGCCGAGGAAGCCGTCCGCGTGGCCCATACCGTCTGCCCCTACAGCGTGGCGACCCAGGGCAACGTGGACGTGCGCCTGGTGGTGCTCGACTGA
- a CDS encoding NAD(P)/FAD-dependent oxidoreductase, whose translation MKTIILGAGYAGLAVATKLKPHPDLDVTLVEQNPYHTFETRLHEAAAHNTKVTVPLAPLLRGTGVKLDLAVITEVNLDTREVKTKDGPTYQYDTLVVGLGSVTNFYRIPGLAENAAELKELKDADEIFDYVNRVYDAGYVGNRDIVVGGAGLTGVELVTELAQRNESLSKARGIPPFKIYLVEAGPAILPVIDVALRAKAEKVLRDYGIEILTGNRLMQATPTSVTVQTADGQQRIIEAGKIIWTGGIQARDIVKAQNTEKGPGGRIVVDAELRIPAYPEVFVVGDMSLALNQQGKPVPTTAQHAGQQGRLTGDNIMRMVRGEALQPYVPSTLGEFVSLGGLMAVGWMKLPWNQKLALTGGLAHVMKRASEWRWRASIE comes from the coding sequence ATGAAAACCATCATTCTCGGCGCTGGCTACGCGGGCCTCGCGGTGGCGACCAAACTCAAGCCCCATCCCGATCTCGACGTGACGCTGGTGGAGCAAAATCCGTATCACACCTTCGAAACCCGCCTGCACGAAGCGGCGGCCCACAACACCAAGGTGACGGTGCCGCTGGCGCCGCTCCTGCGCGGCACCGGGGTCAAGCTCGATCTGGCGGTCATCACCGAGGTCAACCTCGATACCCGCGAGGTCAAGACCAAAGACGGCCCCACCTACCAGTACGACACCCTGGTGGTCGGTCTGGGCTCGGTGACCAACTTCTACCGCATTCCGGGTCTGGCCGAGAACGCCGCCGAACTCAAGGAACTCAAGGACGCCGACGAGATCTTCGATTACGTCAACCGGGTCTATGACGCCGGGTACGTCGGCAACCGCGACATCGTGGTGGGCGGCGCGGGCCTGACCGGGGTGGAACTCGTGACCGAGCTGGCCCAGCGCAACGAATCGCTGAGCAAGGCGCGCGGCATTCCGCCGTTCAAGATCTACCTCGTCGAAGCCGGCCCGGCCATTCTGCCGGTGATCGACGTGGCGCTGCGGGCCAAGGCCGAGAAGGTGCTGCGCGACTACGGCATCGAGATTCTCACCGGCAACCGCCTGATGCAGGCCACCCCGACCAGCGTGACGGTGCAGACCGCCGACGGCCAGCAGCGCATCATCGAGGCCGGCAAGATCATCTGGACCGGCGGTATTCAGGCGCGCGACATCGTTAAGGCCCAGAACACCGAGAAGGGACCGGGCGGACGCATCGTGGTGGACGCCGAACTGAGGATTCCGGCGTATCCCGAGGTGTTCGTGGTGGGCGACATGAGCCTGGCCCTCAACCAGCAGGGCAAGCCGGTGCCGACCACCGCGCAGCACGCCGGGCAGCAGGGCCGCCTCACCGGCGACAACATCATGCGGATGGTGCGTGGCGAAGCGCTGCAACCCTACGTGCCCAGCACCCTGGGCGAATTCGTCAGCCTCGGCGGCCTGATGGCGGTGGGCTGGATGAAGCTGCCCTGGAACCAGAAGCTGGCCCTGACCGGCGGCCTGGCCCACGTGATGAAGCGGGCGTCCGAGTGGCGCTGGCGCGCCAGCATCGAGTAA
- a CDS encoding DUF4388 domain-containing protein: MLRGSLSEFPLLNVLQMLTNSGVSGKLHISHVRGGDLWLQGGEVVHAAALSREGDDALDLLASVVGGDFTFDPAQLPSKRTVELRRTALLRQLSVSTDAWQDLLQLFPYWDRPLKFTPRWNEEQPVTRTQFRTLNLVGRVPLGDLVAQSELSPRATLELLRPFVQSGLVDSGVPV; encoded by the coding sequence ATGCTGCGTGGCAGCCTTTCTGAATTTCCCCTCCTGAACGTGCTCCAGATGCTGACCAACAGCGGTGTGAGCGGTAAGCTGCACATCTCGCATGTGCGCGGCGGTGATCTGTGGCTGCAGGGCGGCGAGGTCGTGCATGCGGCGGCGCTGTCGCGTGAAGGCGACGATGCGCTCGATCTGCTGGCTTCGGTCGTCGGCGGCGACTTCACCTTCGACCCGGCGCAGCTGCCGAGCAAGCGCACGGTGGAACTGCGCCGCACCGCGCTGCTGCGCCAACTCAGCGTCAGCACCGATGCCTGGCAGGACCTGCTGCAACTCTTTCCCTACTGGGACCGGCCGCTCAAATTCACGCCGCGCTGGAACGAGGAGCAGCCGGTGACGCGTACCCAGTTTCGAACCCTCAATCTGGTGGGCCGCGTGCCGCTGGGCGATCTGGTGGCCCAGAGCGAACTCTCGCCGCGCGCCACGCTGGAACTGCTGCGCCCCTTCGTGCAGTCGGGCCTAGTGGATTCCGGGGTACCGGTCTAA
- a CDS encoding peptidylprolyl isomerase: MNKKVLTSVLLGFLAVLLVVGLIYQFTPNVGSLFGGASSGTPAIKVNGQTVTVEEIQAVQRSNPVLSATTEGTLGDDLKTVAVESRIENALLKAASSDENVTRAEVNTQVNQVRKSNNLTDNKAWVDRLAQIGFTDASYREEVRSGLAVQKKQKAITDAAPKPTDAQLQMYYDLNKDQYKDEARIVGREIVVSDKAKATALLAQLKGGSDFAALASANSSEFKDRGGALGPVTGGKPAAVAQAALPSEVGAAAFALTSGGLTDVIASGGKFYIVKVEQFLPATTKPFASVKSQVSEQVTQLLKTAAAEQWFDGLRKNAKIEFLLPAWKINNPTVAVVGQQQVPYTDVLSGVVSNQQFASLLQQVPADQAGTLVNQFLKPGLTDQVIEQYAAPKIVTDNKLPLVGSRANLAQQLALYGSRNVSVSDQDVIKNYQTNIATYTTKASATISEAVFTDRAKALAFRQNFDGKNFVQAASKAGGTVSERGNLAADDAKLSPALSKAIFATASLRPAGEGSVTDVIENGKNYSVAYVTDLVRASVKPLKEVEAMIRSQLLAQKRSEAGQAYIKAQMKDIKVENKLSAVLAAQEKRLAAAAPKTTAPATTPAATQPATTAPDTTKSSTDSAPAKP; encoded by the coding sequence GTGAACAAAAAAGTTCTCACCAGCGTCCTGCTGGGGTTTTTGGCAGTCTTGCTGGTGGTGGGACTGATCTATCAGTTCACGCCCAACGTGGGCAGCTTGTTTGGCGGGGCCTCCAGCGGCACGCCGGCCATCAAGGTCAACGGCCAGACCGTCACGGTCGAAGAAATCCAGGCGGTGCAGCGCAGCAACCCGGTGCTGAGTGCCACCACCGAGGGCACCCTGGGCGACGACCTCAAGACGGTGGCGGTGGAAAGCCGCATCGAGAACGCGCTGCTCAAGGCCGCCAGCAGCGACGAGAACGTTACCCGCGCCGAGGTCAACACCCAGGTCAATCAGGTGCGCAAGAGCAACAACCTGACCGACAACAAAGCCTGGGTGGACCGCCTGGCCCAGATCGGCTTCACCGACGCCTCGTACCGCGAGGAAGTGCGCTCGGGGCTGGCGGTGCAGAAAAAGCAGAAGGCCATCACCGACGCCGCGCCCAAGCCCACCGACGCGCAGCTGCAGATGTACTACGACCTCAACAAGGACCAGTACAAGGATGAGGCCCGCATCGTGGGCCGCGAGATCGTGGTGAGCGACAAGGCCAAGGCCACGGCCCTGCTGGCCCAGCTCAAGGGCGGCTCGGACTTCGCGGCCCTGGCCAGCGCCAACAGCAGCGAGTTCAAGGACCGTGGCGGCGCCCTCGGCCCGGTGACGGGCGGCAAGCCCGCCGCCGTGGCGCAGGCGGCCCTGCCCAGCGAAGTCGGCGCGGCGGCCTTCGCGCTCACCAGCGGCGGCCTGACCGACGTGATCGCCTCGGGCGGCAAGTTCTACATCGTCAAGGTGGAGCAGTTTCTGCCGGCCACCACCAAGCCGTTTGCCAGCGTCAAGAGCCAGGTGAGCGAGCAGGTGACCCAGCTGCTTAAAACGGCCGCCGCCGAGCAGTGGTTTGACGGCCTGCGCAAGAACGCCAAGATCGAGTTTCTGCTGCCGGCCTGGAAAATCAACAACCCCACCGTCGCGGTGGTGGGCCAGCAGCAGGTGCCGTATACCGACGTGCTGAGCGGCGTGGTCAGCAACCAGCAGTTCGCCTCCCTGCTGCAGCAGGTGCCGGCGGACCAGGCCGGCACGCTGGTCAACCAGTTTCTCAAGCCGGGCCTGACCGATCAGGTCATCGAGCAGTACGCCGCGCCCAAGATCGTTACCGACAACAAGTTGCCGCTGGTAGGCAGCCGCGCCAACCTGGCCCAGCAACTGGCGCTCTACGGCTCGCGCAACGTCAGTGTCAGCGATCAGGACGTGATCAAGAACTACCAGACCAACATCGCCACCTACACCACCAAGGCCAGCGCCACCATCAGCGAGGCGGTGTTCACCGACCGCGCCAAGGCCCTGGCCTTCCGGCAGAACTTCGACGGCAAGAACTTCGTGCAGGCGGCCAGCAAGGCGGGCGGCACCGTCTCGGAGCGCGGCAACCTGGCCGCCGACGACGCCAAGCTCAGCCCGGCGCTCAGCAAGGCCATCTTCGCCACCGCCAGCCTGCGCCCGGCCGGCGAGGGCAGCGTGACCGACGTGATCGAGAACGGCAAGAACTACTCGGTGGCCTACGTCACCGATCTGGTGCGCGCCAGCGTTAAGCCGCTCAAGGAAGTCGAGGCGATGATTCGCTCGCAGCTGCTGGCCCAGAAGCGCAGCGAAGCGGGACAGGCCTACATCAAGGCCCAGATGAAAGACATCAAGGTCGAGAACAAGCTCAGCGCCGTGCTGGCCGCTCAGGAAAAACGCCTGGCCGCCGCTGCGCCCAAGACCACCGCTCCTGCCACCACCCCGGCGGCGACCCAACCGGCGACCACCGCGCCGGACACGACCAAGAGCAGCACCGACAGCGCCCCGGCCAAGCCCTGA
- the recF gene encoding DNA replication/repair protein RecF (All proteins in this family for which functions are known are DNA-binding proteins that assist the filamentation of RecA onto DNA for the initiation of recombination or recombinational repair.), which produces MLLQSLTTLNYRNLTPDTLHFPAGVSAVWGPNGAGKTNLLEATYLALTGLSEVSRLEQLVLQGESEAYVRAELLQGGSLSVLEVGLGRGRRTLKVDGVRVRGHELPRGSAVWIRPEDSDLVYGAPGGRRAYLDELLSRLSARYAQQLPRYERAVAQRNAALKAGEDWAMPIWEETLVKLGSEIIEVRRRAVGRLAELAYEANAALGSAKALRLELSESTTPETFRADFARRAAEERARGSTVIGPHRDDLTLTLGDFPAGDYASRGEARTIALSLRKAELDLLRERFGDMPLLLIDDFSAELDPSRRAFLLTLAASVPQAIVTGTEEAPGAALSLRAEAGSFFPAPPSQTPLPQVRA; this is translated from the coding sequence ATGCTCCTGCAATCGCTCACCACCCTCAACTACCGCAACCTCACCCCCGATACGCTGCATTTCCCGGCGGGCGTGAGCGCGGTGTGGGGGCCCAACGGCGCGGGCAAAACCAATTTGCTGGAAGCCACCTATCTGGCGCTTACCGGCCTGAGCGAGGTCAGCCGATTGGAGCAGCTCGTCTTGCAGGGCGAGAGTGAGGCCTACGTGCGCGCCGAACTGCTGCAGGGCGGCAGCCTCAGCGTGCTGGAAGTGGGCTTGGGGCGCGGCCGGCGCACCCTCAAGGTGGACGGTGTGCGGGTGCGCGGCCACGAATTGCCGCGCGGCAGCGCCGTGTGGATTCGCCCCGAAGATTCCGACCTCGTCTACGGCGCGCCGGGCGGGCGCCGGGCGTACCTCGACGAACTGCTCTCGCGCCTCAGCGCCCGCTACGCCCAGCAGCTTCCGCGCTACGAGCGGGCGGTGGCGCAGCGCAATGCGGCGCTGAAGGCTGGGGAAGACTGGGCCATGCCGATCTGGGAAGAAACCCTGGTCAAGCTGGGCAGCGAGATCATCGAGGTGCGCCGCCGGGCGGTGGGGCGGCTGGCCGAGCTGGCCTATGAGGCCAACGCCGCGCTCGGCTCGGCCAAGGCCCTCAGGCTCGAACTCTCGGAAAGCACCACCCCCGAAACCTTCCGGGCCGACTTCGCCCGCCGCGCCGCCGAGGAGCGGGCCCGCGGCTCCACCGTGATCGGCCCGCACCGCGACGACCTGACGCTGACGCTCGGCGACTTTCCGGCCGGCGACTACGCGTCCAGGGGAGAAGCGCGCACCATCGCCCTGAGCCTGCGCAAAGCCGAACTCGATCTGCTGCGCGAGCGCTTCGGCGACATGCCCCTGCTCCTGATCGACGACTTCTCCGCCGAACTCGATCCCTCGCGCCGGGCTTTCCTGCTGACCCTGGCCGCCAGCGTGCCGCAGGCCATCGTGACCGGTACCGAGGAAGCGCCGGGCGCCGCGCTGAGCCTGCGGGCCGAGGCTGGCAGCTTTTTCCCGGCGCCGCCGAGCCAGACCCCGCTGCCACAGGTGCGGGCGTGA
- a CDS encoding DUF721 domain-containing protein — MTRRSGERRIGGARGLRDVLGTTLSKHRLQGGVSKARGILLWPEVVGADLARLTRARTQQGNTLFIEVRDSSMAHFLTMQRATFLSMLQEKLGDLSVTELRFSVGRLNAHVPTPLPEALPAPDRARARKLAAAAPPELHSVALRAAEAVTRARRWREQQGYAPCPVCAEPSKEQPCLACQFTLQDPNVKRAALRLVRDPAGLGAVSDTLGHSGADAARFLALQALSEKLDTLALECVQAGNDLYYQAFLKEQAGVYLKLFHRRSRLSKADWQALPPRPLQVLSAGKEGVGP, encoded by the coding sequence GTGACCCGGCGCAGCGGCGAGCGGCGCATCGGCGGCGCGCGCGGCCTGCGCGACGTGCTGGGCACCACCCTCTCCAAGCACCGCTTGCAGGGCGGCGTGTCCAAGGCGCGCGGCATTCTGCTGTGGCCGGAAGTGGTGGGCGCCGACCTGGCCCGCCTCACCCGCGCCCGCACCCAGCAGGGCAACACCCTCTTCATCGAGGTGCGCGACAGCAGCATGGCCCACTTCCTGACCATGCAGCGCGCCACCTTTCTGAGCATGTTGCAGGAAAAACTCGGCGATTTGAGTGTCACCGAACTGCGTTTCTCGGTGGGGCGCCTGAATGCCCATGTGCCGACCCCGCTGCCCGAAGCGTTGCCGGCCCCCGACCGCGCCCGCGCCCGCAAGCTGGCGGCGGCCGCCCCGCCCGAACTGCACAGCGTCGCGCTCAGGGCCGCTGAGGCCGTCACCCGTGCCCGGCGCTGGCGCGAGCAGCAGGGCTACGCGCCGTGTCCGGTGTGCGCCGAGCCGAGCAAGGAGCAGCCCTGCCTGGCCTGTCAGTTCACCTTGCAGGACCCCAACGTCAAGCGGGCGGCCCTGCGCCTGGTCCGCGATCCGGCGGGCCTGGGCGCCGTGAGCGACACGCTGGGCCACAGCGGGGCCGACGCCGCGCGCTTCCTGGCGCTCCAGGCGCTCTCGGAGAAGCTCGATACTTTGGCCCTCGAGTGCGTGCAGGCCGGCAACGATCTGTACTACCAGGCGTTTCTCAAGGAGCAGGCCGGCGTGTACCTCAAGCTGTTTCACCGCCGCAGCCGGCTCAGCAAGGCCGACTGGCAGGCCCTGCCGCCGCGCCCGTTGCAGGTGCTGTCGGCGGGCAAGGAAGGGGTGGGCCCGTAA
- a CDS encoding MogA/MoaB family molybdenum cofactor biosynthesis protein, with product MGRDEHQQAAPRSVRAAVLTISDTRTLATDTSGDYLRGELAAAGHQLTGRSIVRDDATEIRPALLHLMAQAEVVITSGGTGITGRDVTIPVVESLITKPMPGFGELFRMLSYREVGGAAMLSRAVGGLAGHALVFALPGSLNAVQTAWEGLLRDELGHLVFEMTRHAQHG from the coding sequence ATGGGCCGCGACGAACATCAGCAGGCCGCACCCCGCTCGGTGCGCGCCGCCGTACTCACCATCAGTGACACCCGCACGCTGGCGACCGACACCAGCGGCGACTACCTGCGCGGCGAACTCGCCGCCGCCGGCCACCAGCTCACCGGCCGCAGCATCGTCAGGGACGACGCCACCGAAATTCGCCCGGCGCTGCTGCACCTGATGGCCCAGGCCGAGGTGGTGATCACGTCCGGCGGCACCGGCATCACCGGGCGCGACGTGACCATTCCGGTGGTCGAGTCGCTGATCACCAAGCCGATGCCGGGCTTCGGCGAACTGTTCCGGATGCTCAGCTACCGTGAAGTCGGCGGCGCGGCGATGCTCTCGCGGGCGGTGGGCGGCCTGGCCGGGCACGCCCTGGTCTTCGCCCTGCCCGGCAGCCTCAATGCGGTGCAGACCGCCTGGGAGGGCCTGCTCAGAGACGAGCTGGGCCACCTCGTCTTCGAGATGACCCGCCATGCCCAGCACGGCTGA